In a genomic window of Pedobacter sp. KBS0701:
- a CDS encoding sugar phosphate isomerase/epimerase, whose amino-acid sequence MDTQNRRTFIGNAALLAGTLMIPDQLLFAAEKKNRYKVAVIDLMILKRQKISALPLAKEIGADGLEIDMGGLGDRETFDNKLADPKIRQEYLDKAKELNLEFCSLAMTGFYAQSFAKRPTYQKMIQDCLDTAKAMNIKVVFLPLGIQGDLVKNPELREPIVERLKIAGKMAAEAGIVIGIETSLDAKGELQLLKDIGSKNVKSYFNFSNAIKNGRDLHEELRILGKKNIVQIHASNEDGVWLQNDPKIDLNKVKETLDDMGWSGWLVVERSRDAKQPTNVKYNFSANTSYLKSVFQAK is encoded by the coding sequence ATGGACACTCAGAACAGGAGAACTTTTATTGGTAATGCGGCTTTGCTCGCGGGCACTTTGATGATTCCTGATCAATTACTTTTTGCTGCAGAAAAGAAAAACAGGTATAAAGTTGCGGTAATTGACCTTATGATCCTTAAACGTCAAAAAATTAGCGCTTTACCACTTGCTAAAGAAATTGGTGCAGATGGTTTAGAGATCGACATGGGTGGTTTAGGGGATAGAGAAACTTTCGATAATAAACTGGCAGACCCGAAAATCAGGCAAGAGTATTTGGATAAAGCCAAAGAACTGAATCTGGAGTTTTGCTCATTGGCCATGACCGGATTTTACGCGCAATCTTTCGCAAAGCGTCCGACCTATCAAAAAATGATTCAGGACTGTTTGGACACGGCTAAAGCAATGAACATCAAAGTCGTTTTTCTGCCATTGGGCATTCAGGGCGACCTGGTTAAAAACCCTGAACTGAGAGAACCGATTGTGGAGCGGTTAAAAATTGCCGGTAAAATGGCAGCAGAAGCTGGCATTGTAATCGGTATAGAGACTTCTTTAGATGCCAAAGGTGAACTGCAATTACTCAAAGATATCGGTTCAAAAAACGTGAAAAGTTATTTCAATTTTTCAAATGCCATTAAAAACGGCAGAGATTTACATGAAGAGTTACGGATTTTAGGCAAGAAAAATATCGTTCAGATTCATGCAAGCAATGAAGATGGTGTTTGGTTACAAAACGATCCTAAAATCGATTTAAATAAAGTAAAAGAAACGCTTGATGATATGGGCTGGAGCGGGTGGTTAGTGGTTGAAAGAAGCCGCGATGCAAAACAGCCCACTAACGTTAAATATAACTTCAGCGCAAATACCAGCTACTTGAAATCGGTTTTTCAAGCCAAATAA
- a CDS encoding L-rhamnose mutarotase, producing the protein MKQISLTIFLILNLLYLKADAVDIYVSLNGHDTNVGTKEKPLATLHSAIRKARELRRLNDVSIKNGITIIITKGFYQLYEPVVLRPEDSGTKESTTEIIATEKVVLSGGVKIKGWKKFSGTLAGLPKEAIGKVWVTNIPNFDGSDLQFRQLWVNGRKAIRAKNYNGAAMGRILSWDSKNQTCKIPLQKNINLDNVKGMEMLIHQWWAIANLRVKSVKVMGNTAELSFMQPESRIQSEHPWPAPWISEKTGNSAFYLSNSIQFLNEPGEWFEDLQNHKLYYWPKASENMINAEIIAPVLKNLVKIEGTIDNPVAFVNFKGISFEHSTWLRPSKQGHVPHQAGMYMLDAYKLDKAGTPDKPTLENQAWVGRPASAVEVNYAHHTSFEVCRFEHLASTGLDYKKGTADNIIKGNLFKDIGGSAILVGTFSDEATEVHLPYNPSDQREISTDDKIENNLITDVTNEDWGALGIGVGYVQGIKILHNEISDVSYSGISMGWGWTKTPNAMKNNTISANKIHHYGKHLYDVAGIYTLSAQPGSFITENVIDSIYKASYAHLPEHWFYLYTDEGSSYFTIKNNWTPAEKYLQNANGPDNVWEDNGPKVSEKIKQHAGLEKTFQYLLKEKAAYSNSAINQAVDQSVVFELIFKSSEAPTDHALKTFAKENNLLPGAIYKWNNRLVIYTSSLKVESLQQTLKRLNATEIKLYDDLFYDFKREKNCGDKPVAEWDNIILSANLVKDETMQNEYLNYHKTQFEKWPEISKGFCNAEFQRLAIFKKDRQLMLIISIPKGKKLDDLNPKTTLNNPKVDEWNTIMKKYQEGIEGTKPEEVWVFFKPVE; encoded by the coding sequence ATGAAACAGATTAGCCTAACCATATTCTTGATACTGAACTTGCTGTACCTCAAAGCAGATGCAGTAGATATTTATGTTTCATTAAATGGCCATGATACTAATGTTGGAACAAAAGAAAAGCCCTTGGCCACATTACATTCTGCAATTAGAAAAGCACGCGAATTACGTCGATTAAATGATGTTTCGATTAAAAATGGCATCACAATAATCATAACAAAAGGGTTTTATCAATTATACGAGCCTGTTGTGCTCCGTCCCGAAGATTCAGGGACAAAAGAAAGTACGACAGAAATTATAGCCACTGAAAAAGTAGTATTGAGTGGAGGTGTGAAAATAAAAGGTTGGAAAAAATTTAGTGGAACCCTCGCTGGCTTGCCAAAAGAAGCCATCGGGAAAGTTTGGGTTACGAATATCCCAAACTTTGATGGGAGCGATCTGCAATTCCGCCAACTTTGGGTAAATGGTCGAAAAGCCATTCGCGCAAAAAACTATAATGGTGCTGCTATGGGCAGGATTTTATCATGGGATAGCAAAAACCAAACCTGTAAAATCCCACTCCAAAAGAATATCAATTTAGACAACGTTAAAGGCATGGAAATGCTGATCCACCAATGGTGGGCCATTGCAAATCTTCGCGTAAAATCGGTTAAAGTGATGGGTAATACGGCTGAACTATCATTCATGCAGCCCGAAAGCAGGATTCAGTCCGAGCATCCCTGGCCGGCACCATGGATTTCGGAGAAAACAGGTAATTCTGCTTTTTACCTCAGCAATTCCATTCAATTTTTAAACGAACCTGGCGAATGGTTTGAAGATCTGCAAAACCATAAACTTTATTATTGGCCTAAAGCGTCAGAAAACATGATTAATGCCGAAATAATTGCTCCGGTATTAAAAAATCTGGTCAAAATTGAAGGAACAATAGACAATCCGGTTGCTTTTGTAAATTTTAAGGGCATTTCTTTTGAGCACAGTACCTGGTTAAGACCTTCCAAACAAGGTCATGTGCCACATCAGGCTGGCATGTACATGCTCGATGCCTATAAACTGGATAAAGCCGGAACACCTGATAAACCGACTTTAGAAAACCAGGCATGGGTTGGCCGACCAGCCTCAGCGGTTGAAGTGAATTATGCCCATCATACTTCATTTGAAGTTTGCCGCTTTGAACACCTTGCTTCAACAGGATTGGATTACAAAAAAGGAACCGCAGATAATATAATTAAGGGAAACTTATTTAAAGATATTGGAGGTTCAGCCATTTTAGTCGGAACTTTTTCTGACGAAGCGACTGAAGTGCACTTGCCTTATAATCCATCCGATCAACGTGAAATATCGACCGATGATAAAATCGAAAATAACCTGATCACCGATGTAACCAACGAAGACTGGGGCGCATTGGGGATCGGTGTGGGCTATGTTCAGGGGATTAAAATTCTACACAACGAAATCAGCGATGTTTCTTATTCTGGTATCAGCATGGGCTGGGGCTGGACGAAGACGCCAAATGCGATGAAGAATAATACCATCAGTGCCAACAAGATCCATCATTATGGCAAACATTTATACGATGTTGCCGGAATTTATACTTTATCAGCCCAACCCGGATCTTTTATCACCGAAAATGTAATCGACAGCATTTACAAAGCATCCTATGCGCACCTTCCCGAACACTGGTTTTATTTATACACCGATGAAGGTTCATCATATTTCACCATCAAAAACAACTGGACACCAGCTGAAAAGTACCTTCAAAATGCCAACGGACCAGATAATGTATGGGAAGATAACGGTCCAAAGGTTTCCGAAAAAATTAAACAGCATGCTGGTTTAGAAAAAACCTTTCAATACCTGTTAAAAGAAAAAGCAGCATATTCTAATAGCGCAATAAATCAGGCCGTAGATCAATCGGTGGTTTTTGAGTTAATTTTTAAATCTTCCGAAGCTCCTACAGATCATGCTTTAAAAACTTTCGCAAAGGAAAATAATCTACTACCAGGTGCGATTTACAAATGGAATAACCGATTGGTCATTTATACTTCCAGTTTAAAGGTTGAAAGTTTACAACAAACTTTAAAACGCTTAAATGCTACTGAAATCAAACTTTACGACGATTTATTTTACGATTTCAAGCGGGAGAAGAATTGTGGGGACAAACCGGTGGCAGAATGGGATAACATCATTTTATCGGCCAATTTAGTGAAAGACGAAACGATGCAAAATGAATACCTGAACTATCATAAAACTCAGTTTGAGAAATGGCCTGAAATATCAAAAGGCTTTTGTAATGCAGAATTTCAAAGATTGGCCATATTTAAAAAAGACAGACAGTTAATGTTGATCATCAGTATCCCAAAAGGAAAAAAATTAGACGATTTGAATCCAAAAACTACTTTAAATAATCCAAAAGTGGATGAATGGAATACAATAATGAAAAAATACCAGGAAGGAATTGAAGGCACAAAACCTGAAGAGGTTTGGGTGTTTTTTAAACCGGTTGAGTAA
- a CDS encoding Gfo/Idh/MocA family protein yields MLRLGILGLGEGRSTISASLASKKFKLIQICDANKKLCEERALEFDFQNWTTNYEDMLTSDKIDMIAIYTPDHLHFEHIKLALQHGKHVVCTKPFIDDLAHANELLELAKKSRKKIFVGQSSRFFEPAMRQKKDFEEGLIGELITIESHYHADHRWFLEKGWSLKQSFKWLYGGLSHPTDFIRWYLPDIEEVMGYGMLSSNGLKAGLKNQDTMHFIFKAKDGRIARVSGAYTGPTQPASRDSGMSCILRGTEGASQADYHELRYSVTTKTGEEKIITWGDSTLKHYFRFEGQSHHAGEYQNYLEYFADSINNNFTAYPDLKEGIGTVALLQAMDQSLETGLPVKIDDILKANQITRESIGL; encoded by the coding sequence ATGTTAAGATTAGGGATTTTAGGATTAGGAGAGGGCAGAAGCACCATCTCTGCATCATTGGCGAGCAAAAAGTTTAAGCTGATCCAGATTTGTGATGCCAATAAAAAGCTTTGCGAAGAGCGGGCTTTAGAATTTGATTTTCAAAACTGGACAACGAACTACGAAGATATGTTAACCAGCGACAAAATCGATATGATTGCGATTTACACACCCGATCATTTGCATTTTGAGCACATAAAACTGGCGCTTCAACATGGGAAACATGTGGTTTGTACCAAACCTTTTATTGATGACCTGGCGCACGCGAATGAACTTTTGGAGCTTGCTAAAAAATCAAGAAAGAAAATTTTCGTGGGACAAAGTTCCCGTTTTTTCGAGCCTGCTATGCGCCAGAAAAAAGATTTTGAAGAAGGTTTAATCGGTGAACTGATTACGATAGAAAGTCATTACCACGCCGATCACCGTTGGTTTTTGGAAAAAGGATGGTCGTTAAAACAATCATTTAAATGGCTTTACGGAGGTTTAAGTCACCCAACAGATTTTATCCGTTGGTATTTGCCTGATATCGAGGAAGTAATGGGCTATGGGATGTTAAGCAGCAACGGTTTAAAGGCTGGTTTAAAAAATCAGGATACCATGCACTTTATTTTCAAGGCAAAAGATGGTAGAATTGCAAGGGTAAGTGGCGCTTATACCGGACCAACACAACCCGCAAGCCGCGACAGTGGCATGAGCTGCATACTCCGTGGTACAGAAGGCGCCAGTCAGGCTGATTATCATGAACTGCGTTATTCTGTTACCACTAAAACAGGCGAAGAAAAGATCATTACCTGGGGCGACTCCACCTTAAAGCATTACTTCCGTTTTGAAGGGCAAAGCCACCATGCCGGAGAATACCAAAATTATCTTGAATACTTTGCGGATAGCATCAATAACAATTTTACAGCCTATCCTGATTTAAAAGAAGGAATTGGAACAGTAGCATTGTTGCAAGCCATGGATCAATCTTTAGAAACCGGATTGCCGGTAAAGATCGATGATATTTTAAAAGCCAATCAGATTACAAGGGAATCGATAGGACTTTAA
- a CDS encoding SLC5 family protein codes for MGNIVERLTNLDYIIVIAYLVILMIIGYRASFSKKKSEDETLFLANKSLNWSSIGFNMWGTNVGPSMLLAFASIGYSTGIVAVNFDWYAFIFLFLLAIVFAPKYLAAKVSTMPEFMGNRYGDSTQNILAWYALVKILISWLSLGLFAGGFLVRQILGIPMWQSVTVLVAFAGLFTFFGGLKAIAKVNVFQMILLIAVSLSLMLLGLNKVGGISALYAKTPHHFWNLVQPASDPKYPWYAILLGYPVAAVAFFCTDQSMVQSVLGAKNLKQGQLGVSFIGWLKILSLPLFIGTGILCYVLFPGLKDPNEAYMTMVTNLFPPGMNGLVIVVLIAVLVGTIGSSLNSLSTVFTMDIYVKKINPQASNKQIISIGRWSVVAGCIFAVIVVLAIDNIKGLNLFDVFQSVLGFIAPPLSVVFLLTVFWKKTTRKAVNFTLSIGSILSLGIGVTYLWILPSNKFPFWPHYLMLSFFIFAGLLIIAILISLLDRSPSIYTVNEEHQANIEKPAKSVWISWIALAVVMVALYIFFNGH; via the coding sequence ATGGGAAACATAGTAGAACGTTTAACCAATTTAGATTACATCATCGTCATCGCATACCTCGTTATCCTGATGATTATAGGGTACCGGGCCAGTTTTTCGAAAAAGAAGAGCGAAGATGAAACCTTATTTCTCGCCAATAAATCACTTAACTGGAGCAGCATCGGCTTTAATATGTGGGGCACCAATGTAGGTCCGTCTATGTTATTGGCCTTTGCCAGTATCGGCTACAGTACGGGTATTGTGGCGGTCAATTTTGACTGGTATGCCTTTATATTTCTATTTTTACTCGCGATAGTTTTTGCTCCAAAATACCTCGCAGCAAAGGTGAGTACCATGCCCGAATTTATGGGCAACCGCTATGGCGATTCTACTCAAAACATATTGGCCTGGTATGCATTGGTGAAGATTTTAATTTCCTGGTTATCGCTTGGTTTATTTGCAGGAGGCTTTTTGGTGAGGCAGATCTTAGGCATTCCCATGTGGCAATCTGTTACTGTTTTAGTCGCTTTTGCAGGCCTGTTTACCTTTTTTGGCGGATTAAAAGCTATTGCCAAAGTGAATGTTTTCCAGATGATTTTACTAATTGCCGTTTCACTTTCTTTAATGCTTTTAGGCTTAAACAAAGTTGGAGGCATTTCAGCACTTTATGCCAAAACACCACATCATTTCTGGAATTTGGTACAACCCGCCAGCGATCCCAAATACCCATGGTATGCCATTTTATTAGGCTATCCGGTTGCTGCTGTTGCTTTTTTCTGTACCGATCAGTCGATGGTACAATCGGTCTTAGGCGCTAAAAACCTAAAACAGGGTCAGTTGGGTGTGAGTTTTATCGGTTGGTTAAAAATCCTTTCCCTACCATTATTTATTGGCACCGGTATCCTTTGTTATGTGTTATTTCCCGGCTTAAAAGATCCTAACGAAGCTTACATGACGATGGTAACCAACCTGTTTCCTCCAGGCATGAATGGTTTGGTGATCGTGGTATTGATTGCCGTATTAGTGGGCACCATTGGTTCATCCTTAAATTCATTAAGTACTGTTTTTACCATGGATATTTATGTCAAAAAAATCAATCCACAGGCCAGTAATAAACAGATTATCAGCATCGGAAGATGGAGCGTTGTGGCTGGTTGTATATTTGCTGTTATTGTAGTGCTGGCGATCGATAACATTAAAGGATTAAACCTATTTGATGTTTTTCAATCCGTTTTGGGTTTTATTGCCCCGCCACTTTCAGTAGTATTCCTGCTTACCGTTTTCTGGAAAAAAACCACGAGAAAAGCAGTAAACTTCACGCTTTCTATTGGCTCAATCTTGAGTTTAGGCATAGGGGTAACTTATCTGTGGATTTTGCCCTCAAACAAATTTCCCTTTTGGCCACACTATTTAATGCTGTCCTTTTTCATTTTCGCCGGCTTATTGATCATTGCCATCCTGATTTCATTGCTGGATCGATCACCTAGCATTTATACGGTTAATGAAGAACATCAGGCCAATATAGAAAAACCGGCCAAATCGGTTTGGATTTCGTGGATTGCTTTGGCTGTTGTAATGGTTGCACTTTATATCTTCTTTAACGGACATTAA
- a CDS encoding amylo-alpha-1,6-glucosidase, whose amino-acid sequence MKTLKKLMLLIIFSGSVVQLFAQKASWIWYPGDFDIYMSNVMQNRRTERGSFFPVFWKMDSHYVLVDFHKEFNLTQPEEVKLIVEGTYNVKIDGQAIPGFPKSIQIPAGKHKLSLKVYNQAHVPAIFVQGKTVVSDETWLTTFEDKEWIDASGKTSDKSGTTFVSAGSWNLNDPNQLPSQFKLPVVAQSAVKSEKINNGAISDFGKETFGFIKVHGLKGKGSLNIYYGESKEEALSTEKCETLDHLDIDLAQKKDSIMPLSKAFRYVNFQPGNGVSADSVSMLYEYAPVTERGSFKSSDAELNKIYDVAKYTFHLNTREFFIDGIKRDRWVWSGDAYQSYLMNYYSFFDAPTVKRTLLAQRGKDPVTAHINTIMDYSFYWFLGIYDYYKFTGDQKFVQDIYPRMQSLMTYIDGRKNKNGLLEWMPGDWIFIDWADKLSKDGEVSFEQLLYARSLETMALCAKLGNDAEGALKYDQQAKELKAKIFELYWNQQKNALVHSRINDKQTDNVTRYANMFGIFFDYFSLEQKLAVKENVLLNDKVAKITTPYMRFYELEALCAMGEQPYVLKEMKNYWGGMLKLGATSFWEEYNLDKIGTEHLAMYGRPFGKSLCHAWGASPIYLLGKYYLGVQPTTPGYETYTIEPNLGGLAWIEGKVPTANGDIAVYCSKKEIRVSSATGIGKLRIKSKSKPVVKGAEVKELSKGVFEVMIEKGREYEVKYSL is encoded by the coding sequence ATGAAAACCCTAAAAAAGCTAATGCTCCTCATCATTTTCAGTGGCTCCGTTGTTCAGCTCTTCGCCCAAAAAGCCTCCTGGATCTGGTATCCCGGCGATTTCGATATTTACATGAGTAATGTAATGCAGAACCGCAGAACAGAAAGAGGCTCCTTTTTTCCTGTATTCTGGAAAATGGACAGTCACTATGTTTTGGTCGATTTTCATAAAGAATTTAACCTTACGCAACCTGAAGAAGTTAAACTTATTGTAGAAGGCACCTATAATGTAAAAATTGATGGCCAGGCCATTCCCGGTTTTCCAAAAAGCATCCAAATTCCTGCCGGAAAGCATAAATTGAGCTTAAAAGTTTACAATCAGGCGCATGTTCCGGCAATTTTTGTACAGGGCAAAACTGTGGTATCAGACGAAACCTGGCTCACCACTTTTGAAGACAAAGAATGGATTGACGCCAGCGGAAAAACCTCTGATAAATCGGGTACCACATTTGTTTCTGCCGGTTCGTGGAACTTAAACGATCCGAACCAATTGCCATCGCAATTTAAATTGCCCGTTGTCGCACAATCTGCGGTTAAATCAGAAAAAATTAATAACGGTGCAATCTCTGATTTCGGCAAAGAAACCTTTGGTTTTATAAAAGTACATGGCTTAAAAGGAAAAGGGAGCCTGAATATTTATTATGGAGAATCGAAAGAAGAGGCCTTATCTACCGAAAAATGTGAAACTTTAGACCATCTGGATATCGACCTCGCTCAGAAAAAGGATTCCATTATGCCGCTTTCCAAAGCCTTCAGATATGTGAATTTTCAACCCGGAAATGGTGTTTCTGCTGATTCCGTTTCCATGTTGTATGAATATGCTCCGGTAACCGAACGCGGAAGTTTTAAATCATCAGATGCAGAGCTCAATAAAATCTACGATGTAGCCAAATACACCTTCCATTTAAACACAAGGGAGTTTTTTATCGATGGCATAAAACGCGACAGATGGGTTTGGAGCGGAGATGCTTATCAAAGTTACCTGATGAATTATTATTCGTTTTTTGATGCACCAACGGTAAAACGAACGTTGCTGGCTCAGCGTGGTAAAGATCCGGTAACGGCACACATCAATACCATCATGGATTATTCTTTCTATTGGTTTTTAGGGATTTATGATTACTACAAATTTACCGGCGACCAGAAATTTGTGCAGGATATTTATCCCCGTATGCAATCGTTAATGACTTATATAGATGGCAGAAAGAACAAAAACGGGCTATTAGAATGGATGCCGGGCGACTGGATTTTTATTGATTGGGCAGACAAATTGAGCAAGGATGGCGAGGTAAGTTTTGAGCAGTTATTATATGCCAGAAGTTTAGAAACCATGGCTTTATGTGCCAAATTAGGCAATGATGCGGAAGGTGCTTTAAAGTATGACCAGCAAGCAAAAGAACTGAAAGCAAAAATCTTTGAACTTTACTGGAATCAGCAAAAAAATGCCTTAGTGCATAGCCGAATTAACGATAAACAGACTGATAACGTAACCAGGTATGCCAATATGTTCGGTATTTTCTTTGATTATTTTAGCCTGGAACAAAAATTAGCCGTTAAAGAAAATGTACTCTTAAACGATAAAGTAGCCAAAATTACCACGCCTTACATGCGTTTTTATGAATTGGAAGCCCTTTGCGCCATGGGCGAGCAACCTTATGTATTGAAGGAAATGAAAAACTATTGGGGTGGCATGTTAAAATTGGGCGCCACTTCATTCTGGGAAGAATATAATCTAGATAAAATAGGCACTGAACACTTGGCGATGTATGGCCGTCCGTTTGGGAAAAGCCTTTGCCATGCCTGGGGAGCCAGTCCTATTTATTTATTGGGAAAATATTATTTGGGCGTTCAGCCAACCACACCAGGGTATGAAACTTACACCATCGAACCAAATTTAGGTGGTCTGGCGTGGATTGAAGGCAAAGTGCCTACCGCTAATGGTGATATCGCTGTGTATTGCAGTAAAAAAGAAATCAGGGTTTCTTCTGCAACCGGAATTGGGAAATTAAGGATTAAAAGTAAATCGAAGCCAGTTGTTAAAGGTGCCGAAGTAAAAGAGCTTTCGAAAGGCGTATTTGAAGTGATGATTGAAAAGGGCAGGGAATATGAGGTGAAGTATTCGCTTTAG
- a CDS encoding IclR family transcriptional regulator, which yields MNEKESKYQAPALDKGLDILEYLSAQSIPLSQTEIAIGIEKTPNEIYRMLMSLESRGYILRDEVSGKYRLSLKLFYLSHRHSPIDELRKAAQFPLEELANTIRQSCHLSILYMNQVMVIIHAKSPGPIALSIEEGNLFPLPLTASGKVLLAYMQEDERNTTLKNNAIFKKYPKAQQEDFLTSLEDIQQTGSYFKNSDSVSGVTDLSVPIGINGNNGIIACLTISMLNAINVDQAIENDVILAEAQKCVKKIEQRIGV from the coding sequence ATGAACGAAAAGGAATCGAAGTACCAGGCCCCTGCTTTAGATAAGGGACTTGATATATTGGAATATTTATCTGCACAATCTATCCCATTATCTCAAACTGAAATTGCGATCGGAATAGAGAAAACACCGAACGAAATTTACCGGATGTTAATGAGTTTGGAAAGCCGTGGGTACATTCTGCGCGATGAGGTTTCAGGTAAATACAGGCTATCACTAAAGCTTTTTTACCTTTCGCACAGGCACTCACCTATTGATGAGTTACGCAAAGCAGCACAATTTCCGTTGGAAGAACTGGCTAATACCATCCGCCAATCCTGCCATTTGAGTATTTTGTACATGAACCAGGTAATGGTGATTATTCATGCTAAAAGTCCGGGACCGATTGCACTTTCTATTGAAGAAGGAAACTTATTCCCATTGCCTTTAACCGCATCAGGGAAAGTTTTATTGGCTTACATGCAGGAGGATGAGCGAAATACCACTTTAAAAAACAATGCTATTTTCAAGAAATACCCTAAAGCCCAGCAAGAAGATTTTCTGACTTCATTGGAAGATATTCAGCAAACGGGTTCGTATTTCAAAAACAGTGATTCGGTTTCGGGTGTAACCGATCTTTCGGTACCCATTGGAATCAATGGTAATAATGGAATTATCGCCTGTTTAACCATTTCGATGTTAAATGCAATTAATGTAGATCAGGCGATCGAAAATGATGTGATACTCGCTGAAGCGCAGAAGTGCGTTAAAAAAATTGAACAAAGGATTGGGGTTTAG